Proteins co-encoded in one Amaranthus tricolor cultivar Red isolate AtriRed21 chromosome 7, ASM2621246v1, whole genome shotgun sequence genomic window:
- the LOC130818508 gene encoding uncharacterized protein LOC130818508, which produces MLKCRWGTVAPACLKWSESYDEALKRKKSGTRDEDVLKEAHLIHQRKHGNFNLIEQWKILGKMEEDFKTPSEPQGGSSTRPKGVKKAKVCMTGKMVADQSIQALSAFGESLQLNSEIMKEKTKLQKQKEARKQKQLQMEEYRMNWDIYQTLSKKETLQPWEADMIVQLGQYFQNYNRQ; this is translated from the exons ATGCTTAAATGTCGTTGGGGTACAGTTGCTCCAGCATGTTTGAAGTGGTCTGAAAGTTATGACGAGGCTCTTAAGAGGAAGAAGAGTGGCACGAGAGACGAAGATGTGCTTAAAGAAGCGCATTTAATCCATCAAAGAAAACACGGTAACTTTAACTTGATTGAGCAATGGAAAATTTTAGGAAA GATGGAAGAAGATTTTAAAACACCAAGTGAACCTCAAGGAGGATCATCTACTCGCCCCAAGGGTGTAAAGAAGGCTAAGGTTTGCATGACTGGGAAAATGGTTGCGGATCAATCAATTCAAGCTTTGAGTGCATTTGGAGAGAGTCTTCAacttaattcagaaataatgaaGGAGAAGACaaaacttcaaaaacaaaaagaagcccgaaaacaaaaacaacttcaaaTGGAAGAATATCGAATGAATTGGGatatttatcaaacattaaGCAAAAAGGAAACTCTTCAGCCATGGGAAGCTGATATGATAGTTCAACTTGGACAATACTTTCAGAATTACAATCGTCAGTAG